One Spinacia oleracea cultivar Varoflay chromosome 4, BTI_SOV_V1, whole genome shotgun sequence DNA segment encodes these proteins:
- the LOC110793183 gene encoding scopoletin glucosyltransferase, protein MAVEAQELHVVFFPFLSHGHMIPTLHIARLFAARDNVKATIITTPLNMATFTKPNENSTETGAPIINIQVFKFPAKEAGLPDGCENPDQLSGPGMIKNFFKATEMLNEQLEQYLEKIRPDCLVADMFYPWATKCTSKFNIPRLVFHGFSCFSLCAQEVIRLHEPYNNVSSDDELFVLPSIPHEIQLTRLQIPEALRIEEESFLKSTINRVIESEVESYGVIVNSFYELEPDYAEFFTNELGRKAWNIGPVSVTNKSPDVKAIDKHECLKWLNSKKPNSVIYICFGSTARSIDPQLHEIAMGLESSGKQFIWVVRNKSNSNEEGKNEEVWLPPGFEQRTEGKGLIIRGWAPQVSILEHEAIGAFVTHCGWNSTLEGITAGVPMVTWPMFAEQFYNEKLVTEILKIGVPVGVKKWSMMPSVEDMIKGEAVEMALREIMDGKEVEEMRNRANKLKEMAWKAVEEGGSSYSDLSALINELRNYQSDQL, encoded by the exons ATGGCTGTTGAAGCTCAAGAGCTTCATGTAGTTTTCTTCCCTTTCCTGTCCCATGGCCATATGATTCCAACCCTCCACATTGCGCGCCTCTTTGCTGCTCGTGACAATGTGAAAGCAACCATTATCACCACCCCTCTCAACATGGCCACCTTCACCAAACCAAATGAAAACAGTACGGAAACCGGAGCACCAATTATCAACATCCAAGTATTCAAATTTCCAGCAAAAGAAGCCGGTTTACCCGATGGATGCGAGAACCCGGATCAATTGTCAGGGCCTGGAATGATCAAAAACTTCTTCAAAGCTACAGAGATGCTAAACGAGCAGCTTGAGCAGTACTTGGAGAAGATCCGACCCGATTGCCTAGTCGCAGACATGTTCTACCCATGGGCGACTAAATGTACATCAAAGTTCAACATCCCGAGACTAGTCTTCCATGGGTTTAGCTGTTTTTCTCTTTGTGCTCAAGAAGTTATCAGGCTACATGAGCCTTATAACAATGTGTCTTCTGATGATGAGTTATTTGTTCTTCCTTCAATCCCACATGAGATACAGTTAACAAGGTTACAGATACCAGAAGCTTTAAGGATAGAAGAGGAATCCTTTTTGAAAAGCACAATTAACAGGGTCATTGAGTCAGAGGTCGAGAGTTATGGAGTAATTGTTAACAGCTTTTACGAGTTGGAACCAGATTATGCAGAATTTTTCACTAATGAATTGGGAAGGAAAGCGTGGAATATAGGTCCGGTTTCAGTTACTAACAAAAGCCCTGATGTTAAAGCAATAGATAAACACGAGTGCTTGAAATGGCTTAATTCAAAGAAGCCTAATTCAGTGATTTACATATGTTTTGGTTCCACAGCAAGATCCATAGATCCTCAACTACATGAGATCGCAATGGGTCTAGAATCATCAGGGAAACAGTTCATCTGGGTTGTGAGGaataagagcaactccaatg aAGAGGGAAAGAATGAAGAAGTGTGGTTGCCACCTGGATTCGAACAACGGACAGAAGGCAAAGGCCTAATAATAAGAGGATGGGCCCCACAAGTGTCAATCTTGGAGCATGAAGCCATTGGAGCATTTGTGACTCACTGTGGGTGGAACTCGACACTAGAAGGGATCACAGCTGGTGTACCAATGGTTACATGGCCTATGTTCGCTGAGCAATTCTATAATGAAAAATTGGTGACTGAAATATTGAAGATTGGTGTCCCTGTTGGCGTTAAGAAGTGGAGTATGATGCCTTCTGTTGAAGATATGATAAAGGGTGAAGCTGTAGAGATGGCATTGAGAGAAATCATGGATGGAAAAGAGGTGGAGGAGATGAGAAACAGAGCGAACAAGTTGAAGGAAATGGCGTGGAAAGCTGTTGAAGAAGGTGGTTCATCATACTCGGACTTAAGTGCATTGATAAATGAGTTAAGAAATTATCAAAGTGACCAACTTTAA